From the genome of Dickeya aquatica, one region includes:
- the recN gene encoding DNA repair protein RecN: protein MLAQLTISNFAIVRELEIDFQAGMSVITGETGAGKSIAIDALGLCLGHRTDASMVRPGATRADLCARFSVSDTPAALRWLEHNQLDDSNECLLRRVISADGRSRAFINGTAVPLSQLRELGQHLIQVHGQHAHQLLLKSDYQRHLLDAYADEPQLLTAMRQSWQQWHHSCRVLAQHQQASIEREARRELLQYQLKELNEFAPQAGEYEQIDAEYKRLANSGQRLSLSQQALQRLSEGEDQNLLSMLHSAKHQLAELISLDDSLSGVLTMLEEASIQISEASDELRHYCDRMDLDPVRLYELEQRLSRQLSLSRKHHVAAQELPAFYQQLLNEQQQLEQQENDHEALSLAVEQHYQQALHIAAQLHHRRCQHAGELAQLITAHMHDLAMPHGHFTIDVTLTPETLTAHGASHIEFRVTTNPGQPHQPLAKVASGGELSRIALIIQVIAARKMETPALIFDEVDVGISGPTAAIVGKMLRQLGLSTQVMCVTHLPQVAGCGHHHYFVSKQTDGAVTETRMQLLGKRERLQELARLLGGSAVTKNTLANARELLAA from the coding sequence ATGCTGGCGCAACTCACAATCAGTAATTTCGCCATTGTGCGCGAACTGGAAATTGATTTTCAGGCAGGGATGAGCGTCATTACCGGTGAAACCGGAGCGGGTAAATCCATTGCCATTGATGCTCTCGGGCTCTGCCTTGGCCACCGAACCGATGCCAGCATGGTGCGCCCCGGAGCCACCCGGGCCGATCTTTGTGCGCGTTTCTCGGTGTCAGATACACCGGCAGCGTTACGTTGGCTGGAACACAACCAGCTTGATGACAGCAACGAATGTCTGCTGCGGCGAGTGATCAGCGCTGATGGCCGTTCCCGCGCATTTATTAACGGCACAGCCGTTCCATTGTCGCAGTTACGTGAGCTGGGCCAGCATCTGATCCAGGTACATGGCCAGCATGCCCATCAACTGTTATTAAAATCAGACTATCAGCGCCACCTGCTTGATGCCTATGCCGATGAGCCGCAATTACTCACCGCTATGCGCCAGAGCTGGCAGCAGTGGCACCACAGTTGCCGGGTGCTGGCTCAACATCAACAAGCCAGTATTGAGCGGGAAGCCCGCCGGGAATTACTGCAATACCAGCTCAAGGAGCTCAACGAGTTTGCCCCTCAGGCCGGTGAGTACGAACAGATCGATGCGGAATACAAGCGGCTTGCCAATAGCGGGCAACGTCTATCGCTTAGCCAACAAGCGCTACAGCGTCTTAGTGAAGGCGAAGATCAAAACCTGCTCAGTATGCTGCATAGTGCAAAACATCAGCTTGCAGAATTGATAAGCCTGGATGACTCGCTTTCGGGCGTACTTACCATGCTCGAAGAAGCCAGTATCCAGATCAGTGAAGCCAGTGACGAGCTACGCCATTACTGCGACAGAATGGACCTCGACCCAGTTCGCCTTTACGAACTGGAACAGCGTTTATCACGCCAGTTGTCGCTATCACGTAAACACCATGTCGCCGCGCAGGAATTACCGGCTTTCTATCAACAATTGCTTAACGAACAGCAACAACTGGAACAACAGGAAAATGACCATGAAGCACTGAGCCTCGCGGTAGAGCAACATTACCAGCAAGCATTGCATATTGCCGCACAGCTACACCACCGCCGCTGCCAGCATGCCGGTGAGCTGGCACAGTTGATTACAGCCCATATGCACGATCTGGCGATGCCGCATGGTCATTTCACCATTGACGTCACGCTCACCCCAGAAACGCTGACCGCGCATGGCGCTAGCCACATCGAATTCCGGGTGACAACCAACCCCGGTCAGCCACATCAGCCACTGGCAAAAGTGGCATCGGGAGGCGAGCTGTCACGCATTGCACTCATTATTCAGGTTATCGCGGCAAGAAAAATGGAAACCCCGGCACTGATTTTTGATGAGGTCGATGTCGGCATCAGCGGCCCAACGGCTGCTATCGTTGGTAAAATGCTGCGCCAGTTGGGCCTCTCCACCCAGGTCATGTGCGTTACTCATTTGCCACAGGTGGCAGGGTGTGGGCATCACCACTATTTTGTCAGTAAACAAACCGATGGCGCAGTTACTGAAACACGGATGCAGTTACTCGGAAAACGTGAGCGACTACAGGAACTGGCCCGGTTACTTGGCGGGTCTGCCGTGACAAAAAATACGCTGGCAAATGCCAGAGAGCTGCTTGCAGCATAG
- a CDS encoding type II toxin-antitoxin system RatA family toxin, translated as MPKISRSALVPFSAEQMYKLVNDVPSYPAFLPGCTGSRVLSASDNEMTAAVDVSKAGISKTFTTRNTLTSNQCIAMQLVDGPFRQLNGDWRFTPLSEAACKVELNLNFEFKNALIEMAFGNVFKELANSMVQAFTQRAKEVYSA; from the coding sequence ATGCCTAAAATCAGTCGTTCAGCGTTGGTGCCGTTCAGCGCTGAACAGATGTATAAGTTAGTTAATGACGTGCCATCTTACCCCGCTTTTTTACCCGGTTGCACCGGTAGTCGTGTGTTGTCAGCCAGTGACAATGAAATGACGGCGGCTGTCGATGTGTCGAAAGCGGGGATCAGTAAGACGTTCACCACGCGTAATACGTTGACCAGTAATCAGTGCATCGCGATGCAACTGGTGGATGGCCCGTTTCGTCAGTTAAATGGTGACTGGCGTTTTACGCCGTTAAGTGAAGCGGCATGTAAAGTTGAGCTGAATTTGAACTTTGAGTTTAAAAATGCCTTGATTGAAATGGCATTTGGCAACGTATTCAAAGAGCTGGCTAACAGCATGGTGCAAGCTTTCACTCAGCGAGCCAAAGAGGTTTATAGTGCCTGA
- the smpB gene encoding SsrA-binding protein SmpB — MTKKKAHKPGSATIALNKRARHEYFIEEEIEAGLALQGWEVKSLRAGKANISDCYVLMRDGEAYLFGATFTPLHGASSHVVCDPTRTRKLLLNQRELDSLYGRVNREGYTVVALSLYWKNAWCKVKIGVAKGKKEHDKRDDIKEREWKLDKARIMKKASR, encoded by the coding sequence ATGACAAAGAAAAAAGCACACAAACCCGGTTCCGCCACCATTGCGCTCAACAAGCGCGCCCGCCACGAATACTTCATAGAAGAAGAGATTGAAGCGGGGCTGGCCCTTCAAGGGTGGGAAGTCAAATCACTGCGTGCGGGCAAAGCCAACATCAGCGACTGTTATGTCCTGATGCGTGACGGTGAAGCCTACCTGTTCGGTGCCACCTTCACACCACTGCACGGTGCTTCAAGCCATGTGGTGTGTGACCCAACGCGTACCCGCAAATTACTGTTGAATCAGCGTGAGCTGGATTCATTGTATGGTCGCGTCAACCGCGAGGGCTATACCGTTGTGGCGTTGTCACTGTACTGGAAAAATGCCTGGTGCAAAGTCAAGATTGGTGTGGCTAAAGGCAAGAAAGAGCACGACAAGCGTGACGACATCAAAGAGCGGGAATGGAAGCTCGATAAGGCACGCATTATGAAAAAGGCCTCGCGCTAA
- a CDS encoding RnfH family protein: protein MPEIRIEVVYALPERQFLQSLTVEEGCSVEQAIQMSGLLALRPDIDLRVNKVGVFSRPVKLTDVVRDGDRVEIYRPLLADPKELRRQRAERSKNKAR, encoded by the coding sequence GTGCCTGAAATCCGTATAGAAGTCGTTTATGCGCTGCCTGAACGCCAGTTTTTGCAATCGCTGACGGTGGAAGAGGGATGCAGTGTCGAACAGGCTATTCAGATGTCTGGGTTATTGGCGTTGCGCCCTGATATTGACTTGCGCGTGAATAAAGTAGGGGTTTTTAGCCGCCCGGTAAAACTGACCGATGTGGTTCGTGATGGGGATCGGGTTGAGATTTACCGCCCGTTATTGGCAGACCCCAAAGAGCTGCGCCGCCAGCGAGCGGAGCGTTCAAAAAACAAGGCGCGGTGA
- the bamE gene encoding outer membrane protein assembly factor BamE translates to MRCKTLTVVATVVVVMLTAGCSTLERVVYRPDINQGNYLASADVAKIHSGMTKQQVIYTLGTPMMQDPFGSDTWYYVFRQQPGHEAVKQQTLTLTFNSQGVLSHMDNKPAIQAE, encoded by the coding sequence ATGCGCTGTAAAACGCTGACTGTCGTCGCCACGGTGGTTGTTGTCATGTTGACTGCCGGTTGTTCCACACTGGAGCGAGTTGTCTATCGGCCAGACATTAATCAGGGGAACTACCTGGCATCCGCTGATGTTGCCAAAATTCATAGCGGCATGACCAAACAGCAGGTCATCTACACGCTGGGCACTCCAATGATGCAAGATCCGTTTGGCTCCGACACCTGGTATTACGTATTCCGCCAGCAACCTGGACATGAAGCGGTTAAACAGCAAACACTGACCCTGACGTTCAACTCACAGGGCGTTCTCTCTCATATGGACAACAAACCCGCAATACAGGCTGAATAA